One Paroedura picta isolate Pp20150507F chromosome 3, Ppicta_v3.0, whole genome shotgun sequence genomic window carries:
- the SLC61A1 gene encoding molybdate-anion transporter codes for MLVAAYIAFAILLVICIGLEFSACRSKLIGRSCCNPAFLRFQVDYYQVYFLALAADWLQGPYLYKLYQHYHFLEGQIAIIYVCGFASTVLFGLVSSSLVDRLGRKKSCILFSLTYSVCCLTKLSWDYFVLIIGRILGGLSTALLFSAFESWYVHEHVERYDFPAEWIPATFSKAAFWNSVIAVGAGVVANVFAELLGLGPVAPFMVSIPFLVMAGVLAMKNWDENYGKKRALSKTCTDGLKCLLADRRVLLLGTIQALFESVIYIFIFLWTPVLDPHDPPLGIVFSSFMAASMVGSSLYRVATSKKYHLQPMHILSLSVLIVFFSLFMLTFSTNPGQENPLESFLAFLLIELSCGLYFPSMGFLRQKVIPEKDQAGVMNWFRVPLNLLACLGLLILHDSDYKTGTRNMFTICSVMMVMALLAVVSLFTVVRNNAELRMPSPAGHPEASSPEL; via the coding sequence ATGCTGGTCGCTGCCTACATCGCTTTTGCCATCCTCCTGGTGATATGCATCGGCCTCGAATTCTCTGCCTGCCGTTCCAAGCTCATCGGCAGGTCTTGCTGCAACCCAGCTTTCTTGCGCTTCCAGGTGGACTATTACCAGGTCTACTTCTTGGCTCTTGCAGCGGACTGGCTGCAAGGACCGTACCTCTACAAACTGTACCAGCACTATCACTTTCTGGAAGGGCAGATCGCCATCATTTACGTCTGCGGCTTTGCCTCCACGGTGCTGTTTGGGCTGGTCTCCTCTTCGCTCGTTGACCGCCTGGGCCGCAAGAAATCCTGCATCCTCTTCTCCTTGACGTActctgtctgctgccttacaaaaCTCTCTTGGGATTATTTTGTGCTGATCATTGGGAGGATATTGGGAGGCCTGTCCACCGCCCTCCTGTTCTCCGCGTTCGAATCCTGGTATGTACACGAACACGTGGAGCGCTATGACTTCCCGGCGGAGTGGATTCCGGCTACCTTCTCAAAGGCGGCCTTCTGGAACAGTGTCATCGCTGTTGGAGCCGGAGTGGTGGCCAACGTCTTTGCCGAATTGCTGGGCTTGGGCCCAGTGGCCCCCTTCATGGTCTCCATCCCCTTTCTCGTGATGGCTGGTGTCTTGGCCATGAAGAACTGGGACGAGAATTACGGCAAGAAGCGGGCGCTCTCCAAGACTTGCACCGACGGCTTGAAGTGTCTCCTCGCCGACCGCCGAGTCCTGCTCTTGGGCACCATCCAAGCCTTGTTTGAGAGTGTCATCTACATTTTCATCTTTCTTTGGACACCCGTCTTAGATCCCCACGACCCACCGCTGGGCATCGTCTTCTCTAGCTTCATGGCAGCCAGCATGGTGGGCTCGTCGCTGTACCGCGTCGccacctccaagaaataccaccTCCAGCCCATGCACATACTTTCCCTCTCGGTCTTGAtcgttttcttttcccttttcatgTTGACTTTCTCGACCAACCCTGGCCAGGAGAATCCTCTGGAATCCTTCTTGGCCTTCCTCCTCATCGAGCTCTCTTGTGGACTCTACTTCCCTTCCATGGGATTTCTCCGGCAGAAGGTGATCCCGGAGAAGGACCAGGCTGGCGTGATGAATTGGTTCCGTGTCCCTCTCAACCTGCTGGCCTGCCTGGGCTTGCTCATTCTCCATGACAGTGACTACAAAACGGGCACCAGGAACATGTTCACCATCTGCTCCGTCATGATGGTTATGGCTCTCCTGGCTGTTGTAAGCCTCTTCACCGTGGTCCGTAACAATGCGGAACTCAGGATGCCTAGCCCGGCGGGGCACCCCGAGGCCTCTTCTCCTGAGCTCTGA